The proteins below are encoded in one region of Winogradskyella helgolandensis:
- a CDS encoding GEVED domain-containing protein yields the protein MNLHIPIIPMVKNYSLIFIAFLCFSLSGFGQDWTENFDTETSGYGTGNITINSRVWSRRDAGNFSYGTNIAGSRAFVINDDKSGAHITTPLLNTCGTVTFDYAYINGSSSNTFDLQTSTDGTNFTTVDTQTLGASSEESYVSYSYNINSTSATTYVRILSDNMSGHLAIDNFSVTDYAASPCSGTPTPGNTESSETTVESGGTTVLTLENSTSGSGVTYQWQSSTTSAVAGFSNVSGETSSAYTATVNEKTWYRCVVTCSGNNGTSTAVLVDVSACTSIPSSNDSDGISSVTVGSATFSVSDVTQYTYTGSVPDLEQGANILSSITFETGYTYDTHIWIDFNDDNVFDNITEKVFTGESADAAFTTLTTNFTLAASAALGQHKMRIGTADSGQGTPDPCYSGSYGVTIDLDVNIITSCTPATDPVGGITGTSPACTSTVLTYTGADSATAYWQSAIDGTSTSEPATATKTVSASGTYYIRINDGTCWSTGTVNKVVVINSLPTTVTTPSPATAATGVCYAGVGSISAVSWSPVEGATSYDVYFGAGSIPGIVTSNVASTSYSTGALLASTTYYWKVVAINTCGESVSVINWSFTTTSGVCACDSEPTSNDNNGITSVTVGSATFAVLDVTQFTYTGSIPSLTQGELITSSVSFATGYSYDTHLWIDFNDDGIFNNTNELVFSGESLNTNPTTLTTSFTLGGSVATGQHKMRIGTADNGQATPDPCYSGTFGVTIDLDVNIIASCTPVHTFSSMLPTSGPEETEITVTGTGFTASTTASFGGVSATIDFVDANTIIVHVPAGAATSIIKLTEAGCDITTGAFTIIEESNCGTGTGETKVVAFQGFEFVSSPSWTFSVDNESATPTGLQNYEAHDNAVEWSYYNQGAVGSSTATDRNSSACMSETYNLGGSTLYDNGVNGSTNSNTVCRNFSGNQRGVYGTLAGPTANNPTTFIRSGANAYIQQSRNDGGDGAISKIYFDAIQIPDVTNATNIKVRVYVSSISSNGASNNGVESTDNVRASVAFGSTASNVEIVPDLTSDFDWYFASINGNVDATSAVSGGANQKWDYLGNEYASDGSVSGTVTKNLIEFNIPDNTEFVRLFIDILNDASDNKELWAIDDIQIIADYPTSEPVEVSAITDNSDCSTLAYSVTATEGDTDTPEDLTYQWYFNNGVNDVWSPVTSASPAGYTILGEDGDNLLMEGDTNSLNDLANYQFYCEVTEAGSCTNVSNTMKPNYNMVTWNGTWSSTPDIYSTVILDDDYDTSIGGVQTSFSACSLIINNGAQLTIANNTYVKVENDLTVNGEIIVNTDGAFVQVNDYGIVDGAVLTTRNKITVEKQTAHLESAQEYTYWSAPVQGELISDGLAEANPSRIYWYDGKNYLDETKEADNNNATVTGQDDVDDNADDWQNATGSTVMAPGVGYGATHNSAGFINPAAYTYYFEGPFNNGSFNVPIYRNDSETNDNNWNLIGNPYPSAIDANAFLAANASIGESVAPMTGAIFFWSHATAAAANTNGNENLNYAQSDYAIINGSGQTMGGDQVTPNPFIPSGQAFFIAMDDDASATVVSGAIKTANVVFNNSMRVTGNNDQFFRATTANQSNKLWLNLNTDNGAFNQILIAYVNGATDEDDGMYYDALRNLYPDINAMIYSLLEDTDSKQFAIQGKEPNNLTLEEVIPLGLITNISEPTIYTISLDQFEGAFMTENAVYINDKLLNTFHNLKTSDYTFTSETGTINDRFEIVFRPTVLSIDDNVMDSNEVTITELQNGDIEIKVGHTHTIKHVDIIDITGRRVYSLQGHDATEVYNLSKLSQAAYIAKITLSNGQVISKKAIKQK from the coding sequence TTGAATCTACATATCCCTATTATCCCTATGGTAAAAAACTACTCCCTCATTTTTATAGCATTCCTATGTTTTAGCTTATCTGGTTTTGGGCAAGATTGGACTGAAAACTTTGACACTGAAACTTCTGGTTATGGTACAGGTAACATCACCATTAATAGTAGAGTTTGGTCTAGGAGGGATGCCGGTAATTTCAGCTATGGTACTAATATTGCAGGTTCAAGAGCATTTGTCATAAATGATGATAAAAGCGGCGCACATATAACAACACCTTTATTAAACACTTGTGGTACCGTTACTTTTGATTATGCATATATTAATGGTAGTAGTTCAAATACTTTTGACCTACAAACATCAACAGATGGAACTAATTTTACAACAGTTGACACACAAACATTGGGAGCAAGTTCAGAGGAAAGTTATGTTTCTTATTCTTATAATATTAATAGCACAAGTGCAACTACATATGTTAGGATTTTAAGTGATAATATGTCAGGACATTTAGCAATTGATAATTTTTCAGTTACAGATTACGCAGCCTCACCATGCTCAGGAACACCAACACCAGGAAACACAGAGTCATCAGAAACCACTGTAGAATCTGGAGGAACTACAGTATTAACTTTAGAAAATTCAACATCAGGTTCTGGTGTAACCTACCAATGGCAAAGTTCTACAACTAGTGCTGTTGCCGGTTTTTCAAATGTTTCAGGAGAAACGAGCAGTGCATACACTGCAACGGTAAATGAAAAAACTTGGTACCGTTGTGTGGTAACTTGTAGTGGTAATAATGGAACTTCTACAGCTGTGCTGGTAGATGTTTCAGCATGTACTTCAATTCCAAGCTCAAATGATAGTGACGGAATAAGTTCAGTAACCGTTGGCTCAGCTACTTTTTCTGTTAGCGATGTTACACAATACACATACACAGGTTCTGTACCCGATTTGGAGCAAGGAGCAAATATTTTATCATCAATTACTTTTGAAACAGGTTATACTTATGATACTCATATCTGGATAGACTTTAATGATGACAACGTCTTTGACAATATTACAGAAAAAGTATTTACAGGAGAATCAGCAGATGCCGCATTTACTACATTAACAACAAATTTTACTCTAGCTGCAAGTGCAGCACTTGGACAACACAAAATGCGTATTGGTACTGCAGATAGTGGGCAAGGCACACCAGACCCATGTTATTCTGGTTCATATGGAGTTACCATTGATTTAGATGTGAATATCATTACATCATGTACACCAGCAACAGATCCTGTTGGTGGTATTACGGGAACTTCGCCAGCATGTACATCAACGGTTTTAACCTATACAGGTGCAGATAGTGCAACGGCTTATTGGCAAAGTGCTATTGATGGTACAAGTACATCAGAACCTGCAACGGCTACCAAAACAGTTAGTGCTTCGGGGACTTATTATATACGAATAAATGATGGAACATGTTGGTCTACAGGTACAGTAAATAAAGTGGTTGTTATAAATAGTTTACCTACTACAGTAACAACACCTTCTCCGGCAACCGCAGCTACAGGAGTTTGTTATGCAGGTGTAGGGTCAATATCCGCCGTTTCATGGAGTCCTGTAGAGGGAGCTACTTCGTATGATGTTTATTTTGGAGCAGGAAGTATTCCGGGAATTGTAACGTCAAATGTAGCGAGCACAAGTTATTCTACAGGTGCTTTATTAGCTTCTACAACGTATTACTGGAAAGTAGTTGCCATAAACACTTGTGGTGAAAGTGTAAGTGTAATTAATTGGAGTTTTACAACAACTTCGGGAGTTTGTGCATGTGATTCTGAGCCAACTTCAAATGATAATAACGGAATAACCTCTGTAACAGTGGGTTCTGCTACCTTTGCTGTTTTAGATGTTACACAATTTACTTATACAGGATCTATTCCTAGTTTAACACAAGGAGAACTAATAACTTCGTCAGTTTCATTTGCAACGGGTTATTCGTACGACACTCATCTTTGGATCGATTTCAATGATGATGGTATTTTTAATAATACAAACGAATTAGTTTTTTCAGGTGAATCATTAAATACTAATCCAACTACATTAACAACGAGTTTTACTTTAGGAGGAAGCGTAGCAACAGGTCAACATAAAATGCGTATTGGAACTGCCGATAACGGGCAAGCTACACCAGACCCATGTTATTCTGGAACGTTTGGAGTAACAATTGATTTAGATGTAAATATCATTGCTTCATGCACACCAGTTCATACATTCTCATCAATGCTACCAACTTCTGGTCCAGAAGAAACTGAAATTACAGTTACTGGAACAGGATTTACTGCAAGTACAACAGCAAGTTTTGGTGGCGTATCTGCAACAATAGATTTTGTAGATGCAAATACTATAATAGTACACGTACCAGCAGGTGCTGCAACAAGTATTATTAAACTTACCGAAGCAGGTTGCGATATTACAACTGGAGCATTTACTATTATAGAAGAAAGTAATTGTGGCACTGGTACTGGTGAAACTAAAGTGGTGGCTTTTCAAGGCTTTGAATTTGTTAGTAGCCCATCATGGACTTTTAGTGTAGATAATGAAAGTGCTACACCAACTGGTTTACAAAATTACGAAGCACATGATAATGCGGTAGAATGGAGCTATTATAATCAAGGAGCAGTTGGCTCAAGTACTGCAACAGATAGAAATTCTTCTGCGTGTATGTCTGAAACTTATAACTTAGGTGGTAGTACATTATATGATAATGGAGTAAATGGTAGCACGAATAGTAATACTGTTTGTAGAAATTTTAGTGGAAATCAAAGAGGAGTATATGGTACATTGGCTGGCCCAACTGCTAATAACCCAACTACATTTATTAGAAGTGGAGCAAATGCCTATATACAACAATCTAGAAATGATGGTGGAGATGGAGCAATTAGTAAAATATATTTTGATGCTATTCAAATTCCTGATGTAACTAATGCAACAAACATAAAGGTTAGAGTATATGTTTCATCTATTTCTAGTAACGGAGCAAGTAATAACGGAGTAGAAAGTACCGATAATGTAAGAGCTTCAGTAGCTTTTGGAAGCACAGCAAGTAATGTTGAAATTGTACCAGATCTTACAAGTGATTTTGATTGGTATTTCGCATCAATAAATGGAAATGTAGATGCAACTTCAGCAGTAAGTGGAGGTGCTAATCAAAAATGGGATTATCTTGGTAATGAATATGCTTCTGATGGAAGTGTGAGTGGAACAGTAACAAAAAATTTAATAGAATTTAATATTCCTGATAATACAGAATTTGTTAGGTTGTTTATAGATATTTTAAATGACGCAAGTGATAACAAAGAACTTTGGGCAATAGATGATATTCAAATTATAGCAGATTACCCAACATCTGAACCTGTTGAAGTTTCAGCAATTACTGATAATAGCGATTGTTCTACATTAGCTTATAGTGTTACAGCCACCGAAGGAGATACCGATACACCAGAAGACTTAACATACCAATGGTATTTCAACAATGGTGTAAATGATGTCTGGTCTCCGGTAACAAGCGCATCACCTGCAGGATATACAATTCTAGGAGAAGATGGAGATAACTTATTAATGGAAGGAGACACCAATTCATTAAATGATTTAGCCAACTATCAGTTTTATTGCGAAGTAACAGAAGCAGGGAGTTGTACAAACGTATCTAATACTATGAAGCCAAATTATAATATGGTAACTTGGAATGGCACCTGGTCATCTACACCAGATATATATAGTACGGTAATCCTCGATGATGACTATGACACTTCTATTGGAGGTGTACAAACAAGCTTCAGCGCCTGTAGTTTAATCATAAATAACGGAGCCCAATTAACAATAGCTAATAACACCTACGTTAAAGTAGAGAATGACCTTACTGTAAATGGTGAAATTATAGTTAATACAGATGGGGCGTTTGTTCAGGTTAATGATTATGGTATCGTAGATGGAGCAGTATTAACAACTAGAAATAAAATTACGGTCGAAAAACAAACAGCTCATTTAGAATCAGCGCAAGAGTACACATACTGGAGTGCTCCTGTTCAGGGCGAACTCATAAGCGATGGTTTAGCCGAAGCCAATCCAAGCAGAATTTATTGGTACGATGGTAAAAACTACTTAGACGAAACGAAAGAAGCTGATAACAATAATGCCACAGTTACCGGACAAGATGATGTAGATGACAATGCAGATGATTGGCAAAATGCAACAGGCTCCACAGTAATGGCTCCTGGTGTTGGTTATGGCGCAACGCATAATAGTGCTGGGTTTATTAATCCTGCAGCATACACCTATTATTTTGAAGGCCCTTTTAATAATGGTAGTTTCAATGTGCCTATTTACAGAAACGATTCAGAAACAAATGACAACAACTGGAACCTTATCGGAAACCCTTATCCTTCCGCTATAGATGCAAATGCATTTCTCGCAGCTAATGCAAGTATTGGAGAATCTGTAGCACCTATGACCGGAGCTATTTTCTTCTGGTCTCATGCAACCGCTGCCGCTGCTAATACCAACGGTAACGAAAACTTAAATTACGCACAAAGTGATTATGCTATAATTAACGGATCAGGTCAAACAATGGGAGGTGATCAAGTAACACCAAATCCTTTTATTCCATCCGGACAAGCATTCTTTATAGCTATGGATGATGATGCTTCAGCAACCGTAGTAAGTGGTGCAATTAAAACAGCAAACGTTGTATTTAATAACAGCATGAGAGTCACAGGGAATAACGATCAGTTTTTCAGAGCTACAACCGCGAATCAAAGTAATAAATTATGGTTAAACCTAAATACAGATAACGGAGCATTTAATCAAATTTTAATAGCCTATGTCAATGGTGCAACGGATGAGGATGATGGCATGTATTATGATGCTCTAAGAAACTTATATCCCGACATTAACGCAATGATCTATTCACTTCTCGAAGATACTGACAGCAAACAATTTGCTATTCAAGGTAAAGAACCAAATAACCTAACGCTCGAGGAAGTAATTCCTTTAGGCCTTATCACAAACATTTCAGAACCAACAATATATACCATTTCATTAGATCAATTTGAAGGTGCTTTTATGACCGAAAATGCGGTGTACATTAATGACAAACTATTAAATACATTTCATAACCTTAAAACTTCAGACTACACCTTCACCTCAGAAACAGGTACAATTAACGACCGTTTTGAAATTGTGTTTAGACCAACAGTTCTATCTATAGACGATAACGTTATGGATAGCAATGAGGTCACCATTACCGAATTACAAAATGGTGATATTGAAATCAAAGTCGGACACACACATACGATAAAGCATGTGGATATCATAGATATTACCGGAAGACGTGTCTATAGTTTACAAGGCCATGATGCTACTGAAGTCTATAACCTATCTAAACTAAGTCAGGCGGCTTATATTGCAAAAATCACCTTGTCTAACGGACAAGTCATTAGTAAAAAGGCAATAAAGCAAAAGTAA
- a CDS encoding regulatory protein RecX, which yields MSLSIVFLNRMDVNKTYTVDEARKKLEHYCAYQERCHKEVRQKLRDMRMIPEAIDVIMVQLIADNFLNEERFAQAFVRGKFRIKKWGKNRLVRELKFRDISKYSIDTALKEIDLDDYYSTLDELVQKRIAQVKEPNVYKKKKKVADYLLYRGWESGLVYEKLREYLG from the coding sequence ATGTCGTTATCTATTGTATTTTTGAATCGCATGGATGTCAATAAAACATATACGGTAGATGAGGCGCGCAAAAAGCTAGAGCATTATTGTGCCTACCAAGAGCGTTGCCATAAAGAGGTACGGCAAAAGCTGCGCGATATGCGAATGATTCCGGAAGCCATTGATGTGATTATGGTGCAGTTGATTGCGGATAATTTTTTGAATGAAGAACGCTTTGCTCAGGCGTTTGTGCGTGGGAAATTCAGAATTAAGAAATGGGGTAAAAACCGTTTGGTGCGCGAGTTAAAGTTTCGGGATATTTCTAAATACAGTATTGATACCGCTTTAAAGGAAATTGATCTGGATGATTATTATAGCACCTTAGACGAACTGGTGCAAAAACGTATTGCTCAGGTTAAAGAGCCTAATGTGTATAAGAAGAAGAAAAAGGTGGCTGATTATTTGTTGTATCGTGGTTGGGAATCGGGTTTGGTTTATGAGAAGTTGCGGGAGTATCTTGGGTGA